One Leptolyngbya subtilissima AS-A7 genomic window, ACGTTGGCACCTATATGGCAGCCCGATTTTCTGGGATTGATCACCGAGAATCGTCTGCCCTGGGCTGGTTAATGAATACCCGAGGGTTGACCGAGCTAATTGTGCTCAACATTGGGCTAGAGCTAGGGGTTGTCACCCCTTTACTCTTCACGATGCTGGTCATCATGGCTCTGGTGACAACTTTTATGACCTCTCCCTTGCTAGAGCTGATATACCCTAAGCGGCTAATGCGCCTAGATGCTCTAGAGACCGAGGTAGGGGCTGACGAAGACGGTGAGCAGGAGACTGCGCCTTACCGTGTTTTAGTACCCGTTGCCAACCCTAAAAGCCAGAAGGGGTTGCTCAGATTGGCTGTGCAGCTTGCTGGGAACCAACCATCTGCGAGGGTTGATCTTTTAAACCTAGTTGAGATGCAGGAAGATTTTGCTTTCTCAACTACTCCTACCGAAATCGATCGCCTAATTGAGCAACGACAGCAATCGCTCAACCAGTTAATTGAATCTTTAGGTGTTGCTGCATCAAAGCAAACCATTTTCCCAATTGTTCGAGTTACTAACGATGTAGCGCGCGAAACCTCAGACATCGCTCAGTTAGAGCACACCAATTTAATTGTGATGGGTTGGCACCGCCCCGTATTTGACCAAAACCGGTTGGGTGGTCGGGTGGGGCAAGTGTTAGGTGCAGTGCCTAAAGATGTGGCTGTCTTTGTCGGGCGAAATCTGACGTCTATCGACACCGTTTTGGTCCCTTACATGGCTAGTCCGCACAATGACTTAGCCTTAGAGCTGGGGCTACGGTTGGTGGCTAATATACCGACATGCCGCCTAAAAATCTTGCAGCTTATGATTGACGACTATAACGAACATACATTGAGCAATGAGTTTAGTACGGTGATAGCTCGGATGAACGAGGTGATGGGCGATCGCATCGAAACACTTGTGCAATCTACTCGTGAACCAATCCCAGCCATTGTGGAAGCCTCTCGCAGCGCTGATCTAACCATCGCTGGAGCCAGCCGTGAGTGGGGAGTAGAGCGTCAAACCCTAGGGCGCTACGCCGATGCTCTGTCTAACCACTGCCACTCGTCACTGCTCATCACCCGCAAATATCGTCAGGTGGCCTCTCCCCATTTGGCCTCTGTTTTGAGTGGTTCGGCAAACGCGAGTCCTAGCTAGTTGACCGCTTAAATCCGCTCGGTTTCTCTTTTTCTCAACCATATTTATTCCGTCGAGGATTGCGCTTTGAGCCACTTTGATCGAAAGTCTTTAATTTTTTATGGGGTTGCCATTAGCTCTGTCGTGACCCTCTTTAGCGTAGTCAGCCGGTATGGCACAACCCACCTAAAAGCCCCGACCGCGATCGGAGGTAACTATCAATTGCAAATCGAGCCCAACGAACAGTGTTCTGAGCCCCCCGCCTTAGAGCTGCGTCTTCAGCAGTCGGGCGTTTTCGTCAACGGAGCCCTAGCGGCAGCTAGCTCCGAGGCGAAGCCGGCCGAAGTAGGAGGCGAGCCCTTTAATCTAGACGGGAGATGGCGCTCTCCCAATCTTGATTTGGTCGGTCGCTCACCGGCTATGACGGTCTGTGGACAGCCGGTCGAGAGGGTTGCGATCGCCGGCACCCACGAGGGAGACAGCTTTAGCGGACAGCTCACCTTCGCGGGCTTACCTGCTCCGCTGACGTTCGAGAGCGAGTTTATACCCACTCAAACCTCTGCTACCGAAGCGTCCCACTAGATCAAACCCCTGTCTGTGTCCAGAACTCCTGTTTGGGGCCCTCAGTGCTTGTGGCTTCAAGAAATAGCTCAGCCGCAGAACTTAATAGATTCATCTACGGTTAGGTTCATCAGACTGTATGTAGACGCTAAAACTCCTATGGGCTGGACAACTGAGGCGACGAACAACCAGGCCTTTCATGTTTGATGAGGCCAGATTTAACTCCAAGTTTCTACCCTATGTTTGTAGTTCTAGACACGATTCTTTCAAACAAGTTAAAGTGGTACTGACTATGAATTACTTCCTCTACCATGGATGAGTCAGCTGCCCTGAAAAAGCCCATCACCTGTCTGGATGATGCCATTGAGCGCTGCCAGGCCCTTGGCATGCGGCTAAGTCGTCAGCGACGCTACATCTTAGAGCTGCTGTGGCAGCACCAGGGCCACCTCTCCGCCCGCGAAATCTACGATCGCCTCAATCAGCAGGGCCGCGAGATTGGCCACACCTCCGTCTACCAGAACCTCGACGCCCTCTCCGAGCAGGGCATTATTGAGTGTGTTGAGCGCGCCGATGGTCGGCTCTATGGCCACCTGAGCGACTCTCACAGCCACGTCAATTGTCTCGACACCAACGAAATCATCGACATTGACGTCACCCTACCGGCCGACCTGATTCAGCAGATTGAAGCCCGCACTGGAGTCACGATCACCGACTACCGTATCGACTTCTTTGGCACCACTGCCACCGCTAAGTAGCTTCGGTCGTTCTAGGGCAAGCCTCGCAGGTTGGCAGGTTGCCAGGTGTGAAAGTCGGAAAGTTCAACCTGCTAGCCTTTTAACCTGACAACTCAATTAAGTAGAACGAACAGGGCGCTGTTGACGTTGCACCGGTTTGGCCGGGGCTAAAATTTGCACCATAGAATCGACTAGCCAGGGCACCAACCGCTGTGCCCAGACCACAGCGTGGCTTTGCCAACCCACCAAAATCTCAGACTGGCCTTGCTTTAGCCCCCGCACCAGCGCCTCAGCCACTTGCTCTGGGGTCGAGGGCTGCACTCCGCGAAATCGCTCAAACCCTTTCACCATGTCAGTGTCGGTCAGCGAGGGCAGCAGGGCAACCACACGGACCCGGTGGGGAGCCAGTTCACCTCGCAGCGCCTGGGTAAAGCCTACGATCGCAAACTTGGTCGCTGAATAGGTAGCCATAGTTGGAGCCGCCACCTTACCCATCAGGCTCGACACGTTGACAATGCAGCCCTCCCGGCGAGTCGCCATCCGGCGAGCGATCAGGCGGGTAACCGTGTACAGCCCAATTAAATTGGTCGAAATCTCAGACTGTACCTGGGGCAGTTTGGCCTGCAAAAAGGGAGCTTGGTGGGCCACCCCAGCACAGTTCACCAACAGATGTACTGGGCCGTGGTGCTGCCAGGCGCGGGCAATCACCACATTAGCCGCAATCGGATCGGTCAAATCTACGGGCAGAATAACGGCCTCTGCCCCCAGCTGCCGCACCTCGGCGGCGACTTCCTCTAAGCGTTGGGCGCTGCGGGCAACGAGCAAAATGCGCTGCATGCCTTGGCGCGCTAGAGAGTGGGCGATGGCACGGCCAATGCCACGAGAAGCGCCAGTAATCAAGGCGGTTTTACCGTGAAAAAGCATATAAACCTCCTGCTGAGTCTGAAGCATTTCAGCCAGCGTAATTAGAGTTAGGGTGCTGAGCAGAATCAGCCGTTTAGCGAAGAGCTGAATTCTGTAGCACTACAGCCGTAAGTGAAGTCAGGTCAAAAAGTGTTGAATGAGTCAGAACTACCCGTGGTGTGTGCTGAGTTCAGATGATGAGGGCAAGGGGCGTAGCTACGCTCTGAATCTGAACCGAGTGACAGGGCGCTGGCCTAATGCGCTAAGAAAGATGCTCTGTAGGGTTGGGTCATGGTTTTAACTCTTTTTGCTGTGAGGCTATCCGAACCATGACTCAGACGTTAGCACCGGGATCAGACACCGACAACGATCCTGAAGGAAGTCGCCGGATTGTAACAGTGCTTATCAGCATTCTCATAAATGCGGCATTTGGGAACCCAGCGTTCCCTAGAGCCACTTTTTATGGCCCGTAGAGAATTCTTACCCTAAAAGAGTTTCAGGGCTTCAACAGCTTCCATGAGAATAGTAAAAGTGGGGAACCTAAATCTGAGAAAGCAGGCGTGTAGCCTAAGTTACGTATCGTTGTGTTGCAGAAAACAAACTGTTCGGCCTGTTCGTAGCGATCGCCCTACAACCAAGGACTATCATCCCACCGCTATCGGAGCACCAGATCGCTGGCACCCCAGCCCGGCGTAAACATGAGTCCGTATCATGGTGATTTGATAGTACCGGAACAAGGTATTTCCCAGCGATGAGCGTTGCCCCTATGACCACCCCTGCCACCCCCGGCGATATTCTGATTCTCTCCAACGGGCCAGGAGAGATTTCGACTTGGGTGCGCCCGGTGGTAAAGGCACTGCGATCGCACCACCCCGACTCCAGCCAAGTCCGCATTTCTGTGGTGCTGTCACCCTGTGCCAATGCCTCGGGGCGCGAGGCCGAGATGGCCCGCTGTCTGCCGGGGGTCGATCGCGTCCAGGGGCCAGAGCATTTCTTCCCCTTTTTGCTGTCCGGCAAAACAGCGGAGAACTGGGACTGGCGACCCCACGGCGTGGTGCTGTTTTTGGGGGGCGACCAGATCTATCCTGTCGTGTTTGGCAAGCGCTTGGGCTATCGTACCGTCATCTATGCTGAGTGGGATGCCCGCTGGCACCGCTGGATCGATCGCTTTGGCTGCATGACGACCAACATTGTCGAAGCGGCCCCCGATGAGTTTCGCAGCAAGTGCGAGGTGATTGGCGACTTAATGGCCGATGTGCAGGGCGATGGGGACGAGCAGCAGGTGCGCGATGCTCTTCATCTCAAACCCGACTACGACCTAGTTGGCTTCATGCCCGGCTCAAAAAAGAACAAGCTCAGCGTGGGGTTGCCCTTCGCGCTGGCCACCGCCGAGGCCATCCAGCGACTACGGCCTCAGACCCAGTTTGTGATTCCGGTAGCGCCGATGCTGTCGCTAGAGGCGCTGGCTCAGTTTGCCGACGCGGCTCTCAACCCAGATATTCGCCTGGTTGAGGGGGCCACAACGGCCGAACTGGTAGAACCAGATGCGGCCCTACCCCGCTTGCGAACCCCCAGTGGGCTAGAGGTGCTACTGTGGCAGAGCACCCCCGCCTACGACGTGATGGGGCAGATGCGGTTTTGCCTGACGACCGTGGGGGCCAATACGGCAGAATTGGGATCCCTCGGCATTCCGATGATGGTGCTGTTGCCCACCCAAAAGCTAGAGGCGATGAAAGCCTGGGACGGCATTCCGGGCCTGCTGGCCAACCTGCCTCTACTGGGGGATGGCTTCGCCAAACTAATTAATCGGCTGGTGTTGCGACAAATATATAAGGAGGGGC contains:
- a CDS encoding cation:proton antiporter; this translates as MSPTEIVIHVLVAILVVIGLSRLVGYGFNQIKQPLVIGEIVAGIMLGPSLLGWLAPTWQATLFPAEIMPSLNVLSQVGLIFFMFLIGLELNPKYLKGNLDVAILISHVSILAPFSMGSILALLLYPLVSNGAVSFTAFALFLGAAMAITAFPVLARIITENNLQKSRLGTLALTCAAVDDVTAWCVLALAITVTRTNSMVGALPTIIFSLIYIGLMVTVGQRFFRNLGKFYERTGKLSQLLVAGIYMAVIASALITETIGIHFIFGAFLLGAVMPKNVGLTRELAEKTEDFVLIFLLPVFFAYSGLKTQVGLLNSPGKWLLCLAVIGVAIVGKYVGTYMAARFSGIDHRESSALGWLMNTRGLTELIVLNIGLELGVVTPLLFTMLVIMALVTTFMTSPLLELIYPKRLMRLDALETEVGADEDGEQETAPYRVLVPVANPKSQKGLLRLAVQLAGNQPSARVDLLNLVEMQEDFAFSTTPTEIDRLIEQRQQSLNQLIESLGVAASKQTIFPIVRVTNDVARETSDIAQLEHTNLIVMGWHRPVFDQNRLGGRVGQVLGAVPKDVAVFVGRNLTSIDTVLVPYMASPHNDLALELGLRLVANIPTCRLKILQLMIDDYNEHTLSNEFSTVIARMNEVMGDRIETLVQSTREPIPAIVEASRSADLTIAGASREWGVERQTLGRYADALSNHCHSSLLITRKYRQVASPHLASVLSGSANASPS
- a CDS encoding lipid-A-disaccharide synthase, which gives rise to MSVAPMTTPATPGDILILSNGPGEISTWVRPVVKALRSHHPDSSQVRISVVLSPCANASGREAEMARCLPGVDRVQGPEHFFPFLLSGKTAENWDWRPHGVVLFLGGDQIYPVVFGKRLGYRTVIYAEWDARWHRWIDRFGCMTTNIVEAAPDEFRSKCEVIGDLMADVQGDGDEQQVRDALHLKPDYDLVGFMPGSKKNKLSVGLPFALATAEAIQRLRPQTQFVIPVAPMLSLEALAQFADAALNPDIRLVEGATTAELVEPDAALPRLRTPSGLEVLLWQSTPAYDVMGQMRFCLTTVGANTAELGSLGIPMMVLLPTQKLEAMKAWDGIPGLLANLPLLGDGFAKLINRLVLRQIYKEGRLFAWPNIWAKREVVPERIGPLNPQTVAAEVVEYLKDPDALMAMRQKLRSVRGAAGASTKLATMVLEELRSSHSSDAND
- a CDS encoding Fur family transcriptional regulator; the protein is MDESAALKKPITCLDDAIERCQALGMRLSRQRRYILELLWQHQGHLSAREIYDRLNQQGREIGHTSVYQNLDALSEQGIIECVERADGRLYGHLSDSHSHVNCLDTNEIIDIDVTLPADLIQQIEARTGVTITDYRIDFFGTTATAK
- a CDS encoding SDR family NAD(P)-dependent oxidoreductase; its protein translation is MLFHGKTALITGASRGIGRAIAHSLARQGMQRILLVARSAQRLEEVAAEVRQLGAEAVILPVDLTDPIAANVVIARAWQHHGPVHLLVNCAGVAHQAPFLQAKLPQVQSEISTNLIGLYTVTRLIARRMATRREGCIVNVSSLMGKVAAPTMATYSATKFAIVGFTQALRGELAPHRVRVVALLPSLTDTDMVKGFERFRGVQPSTPEQVAEALVRGLKQGQSEILVGWQSHAVVWAQRLVPWLVDSMVQILAPAKPVQRQQRPVRST